The following proteins come from a genomic window of candidate division TA06 bacterium:
- a CDS encoding S8 family serine peptidase yields the protein HGTHVAGIAAAIANNGKGIVGVDWNASIYSKRLDFSDNTAIYNSIVDAVNQGCHVLNNSWGGATYSTIIRSAFSYAYKMNRVAVVSMGNNNTSSPKYPAAFGQGIIAVGATDNMTVGQAIQIMVHT from the coding sequence CACGGAACGCATGTGGCAGGCATAGCGGCGGCAATTGCAAATAACGGTAAAGGAATAGTAGGCGTTGATTGGAATGCAAGCATCTATTCTAAACGTTTAGATTTTAGTGATAATACCGCAATATATAATTCCATTGTGGATGCTGTAAACCAGGGCTGCCATGTTTTAAATAACAGTTGGGGTGGAGCAACTTACTCTACAATTATCAGAAGCGCTTTTTCTTATGCTTATAAGATGAACAGGGTGGCTGTAGTATCTATGGGCAATAATAATACTTCGTCACCCAAGTATCCGGCGGCATTCGGTCAGGGGATAATCGCCGTGGGCGCTACCGACAATATGACGGTAGGTCAAGCTATTCAAATTATGGTTCACACATAG
- a CDS encoding T9SS type A sorting domain-containing protein, with protein sequence MSPFPPYYRLYDYAGGTSMAAPFVTGLASLLKGYNGSLSNDDIEQIIRISADDKGDPGFDQLYGTGRINARRALEMLGPNYCFNQSSASSGSSVGNTGTYKMAFYGVPGIADGVYIVKRYDVRRDASFPAYFSSTPYMWGRGYGSNGYSAASPNFAMPWCQVVPGTATASGCQLQTYVYELWTIAGEYVGYKPCAPGSAVFQYTVLGPYLAPTSATISGYYDPNATAKVPVGYTFLSWGCTKGTYPVTYTLQVKEPYTTGTWSDLLVGTTVTTYDYQHLPNASGSGYRIRVNDGKATIYSNAKVLYPPVTDDPIVAYSTTQEATAHSNGKKIVIDNTGKLHVVFASNDSVYYTAFTDDGETWPTQAAVGEGKNPAIELNSNQTPSVCWSKVNELYYSEHSSDVWGAPQLIYTGPAGSEVSYLSYVLDQKTNNSYLGWVDEGARGSAVYISPYTPGGAGQLAPTPIDQGGAGAFKSPSLSLDRTGNLKVTWSRNGKVYYYDEAGQLELSENGIHPIVDAYGDRTSVVWQEEIAPGVYQIAKRNKGPLGWGEKQVISYPDSKNADFPVVAANGQYVYSKNTTGSDYDIFWHGEYDNGWTQYERNISYASGGISKYPSAAFSQVWPKSKLYILWTEDTLTTKSKAVPRLPVKMCSQPVEPVPYFYADLGTEEAMVYTIQKEGTFNYGQTPDLTVDYHPTQLKYSFTGLDPARYYMLKAVYYHESNDRIQQKMKVDGQQFDVANLKPKEKAEFKRWLMPNLYSDGQVEIAIDKQKGEYAVCAVLSIEEYEKDCDQAKGGGTQTTESKPVTATYSYALMQNSPNPCQQSTMINYQLAKPGQVSLKVYNTLGQVVKTLVSESQNPGPYNVKWDGKDEAGRQITAGIYFYRLASGEFNSTRKMVVLR encoded by the coding sequence ATGTCCCCATTCCCGCCGTATTACAGGTTATATGATTATGCCGGCGGCACATCAATGGCCGCGCCTTTTGTAACCGGGCTAGCTTCGTTGCTAAAAGGGTATAATGGCTCATTATCTAATGACGACATTGAGCAAATCATAAGGATTTCTGCAGATGATAAGGGTGATCCGGGCTTTGATCAATTATATGGCACGGGCCGCATCAATGCCCGAAGGGCATTGGAGATGCTTGGGCCAAATTATTGTTTCAACCAGTCGTCGGCCAGCAGCGGTTCATCGGTAGGCAATACAGGCACATACAAAATGGCCTTTTATGGCGTCCCTGGCATTGCCGACGGTGTTTATATTGTCAAAAGGTATGACGTTCGGCGCGATGCATCATTCCCCGCATATTTCTCATCTACCCCGTATATGTGGGGCCGTGGTTATGGCTCAAACGGCTATTCGGCGGCAAGCCCCAACTTCGCAATGCCGTGGTGTCAGGTAGTTCCCGGCACTGCCACAGCTTCAGGCTGTCAATTGCAAACATACGTTTACGAGTTGTGGACAATAGCTGGCGAATATGTTGGCTATAAACCCTGTGCTCCGGGTTCAGCTGTATTTCAATATACCGTTTTAGGGCCATATTTAGCGCCCACGTCTGCCACCATAAGCGGCTATTATGATCCCAATGCAACTGCAAAAGTTCCCGTTGGTTATACCTTTCTTTCCTGGGGCTGCACTAAAGGCACTTACCCTGTTACGTACACGCTCCAAGTAAAAGAACCTTATACAACCGGAACTTGGTCTGATTTATTGGTTGGCACAACAGTCACAACATATGATTATCAACATTTGCCAAATGCTTCCGGCAGCGGCTATCGTATCCGTGTTAATGACGGAAAAGCCACAATTTATTCCAACGCTAAAGTTCTCTACCCGCCCGTTACCGACGACCCCATCGTTGCCTACTCCACCACCCAGGAAGCCACAGCCCATTCCAACGGTAAAAAGATTGTCATAGACAACACCGGCAAACTGCACGTGGTTTTTGCTTCCAACGATTCTGTCTATTACACCGCTTTCACCGACGACGGTGAAACCTGGCCAACCCAGGCAGCAGTGGGCGAAGGTAAAAACCCGGCCATAGAACTTAACTCCAACCAAACACCTTCGGTTTGCTGGTCAAAGGTCAATGAACTGTATTATTCCGAACATAGCTCTGATGTTTGGGGCGCGCCTCAACTTATTTACACAGGGCCCGCCGGGTCGGAGGTTTCCTATTTGTCTTACGTGCTTGACCAAAAGACCAACAACTCATACCTGGGCTGGGTGGACGAAGGGGCGCGGGGTTCTGCGGTTTATATCTCGCCCTATACCCCCGGCGGTGCAGGCCAGCTTGCCCCAACACCCATAGATCAGGGCGGCGCCGGCGCCTTCAAATCGCCGTCATTGTCTCTTGACCGCACAGGCAACCTCAAGGTAACCTGGAGCCGCAACGGCAAGGTGTATTATTACGATGAGGCCGGGCAACTAGAACTTAGCGAAAACGGCATTCACCCCATAGTGGATGCCTATGGCGACAGAACCTCGGTCGTCTGGCAGGAGGAGATTGCACCCGGTGTCTATCAAATCGCCAAGAGAAACAAGGGGCCTTTGGGGTGGGGCGAAAAACAGGTCATTTCCTACCCCGACAGCAAGAATGCCGATTTTCCGGTGGTGGCCGCCAACGGTCAGTATGTTTATTCCAAGAATACCACCGGCAGTGATTATGACATCTTTTGGCACGGGGAATATGACAACGGCTGGACGCAATATGAACGCAATATTTCCTACGCTTCCGGCGGCATCTCAAAATATCCTTCGGCGGCCTTCAGCCAGGTGTGGCCCAAGTCAAAGCTTTACATCCTTTGGACGGAAGATACATTAACAACAAAGAGTAAAGCAGTTCCACGTTTACCGGTGAAAATGTGTTCACAGCCAGTTGAACCGGTGCCCTATTTCTACGCAGATCTTGGCACCGAAGAAGCTATGGTTTACACCATTCAAAAGGAGGGCACCTTCAACTACGGGCAAACGCCCGACTTGACGGTTGACTATCACCCCACCCAGCTAAAATACTCGTTTACCGGCCTTGATCCGGCCAGGTACTACATGCTAAAGGCCGTTTACTACCACGAATCAAACGACCGGATTCAGCAAAAGATGAAAGTGGATGGCCAGCAGTTCGATGTGGCAAACCTAAAACCCAAAGAAAAGGCCGAATTCAAACGCTGGTTGATGCCAAATCTTTACAGCGACGGCCAGGTTGAAATTGCCATAGACAAGCAAAAAGGCGAGTATGCCGTCTGCGCCGTATTGTCAATCGAAGAATACGAGAAGGACTGCGACCAGGCCAAGGGCGGTGGAACGCAAACCACGGAATCAAAACCTGTAACTGCCACCTATAGCTACGCGCTTATGCAGAACTCCCCCAATCCCTGCCAACAATCAACAATGATCAATTATCAATTGGCAAAACCGGGGCAGGTAAGTTTGAAGGTTTACAACACCTTGGGGCAAGTGGTAAAAACCCTGGTCAGCGAAAGCCAAAATCCCGGGCCATACAATGTCAAATGGGACGGCAAGGATGAAGCTGGTCGGCAGATAACGGCTGGCATTTACTTCTACCGCCTGGCTTCGGGTGAGTTTAACAGCACCAGGAAGATGGTGGTGCTGAGGTAA